In Cololabis saira isolate AMF1-May2022 chromosome 4, fColSai1.1, whole genome shotgun sequence, one DNA window encodes the following:
- the LOC133441409 gene encoding SE-cephalotoxin-like: MALPKWTTSVLLASLILLFWSTSAWSDSSINPSALTRFKRAEGKDITEKALAVVTSSLSVVKDVVDLLKKDETITVLKALSDFAALAPGIGSAIASIISLILLFIPAEDKVMDKFAEVNRKLDSISIQISNLQTDVKVYNYLSSYSDHEATIVTAWKKLLELYDKKKSDKQMKSETVKFTTDYKNNLVQKSVENLFHYLTVEGIAMSENINKLYKEKYKCHIGQMGLYSLYLSDLMFKGMVLNQAYLQLTGKSSPNDKTKMIKDLKKLYEIQIDTIHSCLKKETYNDQIKKDVMEQAKGIDAKKKKDIATNVKRHLDNKYSWYNWVVVVYDTKDEKKHKIFEMTKIPAGAVTVAVTYTLKSDQTNVKFVQKAAQECFEKIKCKIDDRLKDCQNIYFKSEGGSDRPVNIVLSEYAKVTDMTKSKSFVELPEPTFQIKCKKNFLSKRNRISVHYSEKLIICNPGPCQNKGECERLLDSNQFWCKCKDGFHGEKCEKKIDTAKIDEMIKNLPSTKTAKKSG, translated from the coding sequence ATGGCTCTTCCAAAGTGGACTACCTCAGTTCTGTTGGCTTCCCTGATCCTTCTCTTCTGGTCGACCTCTGCATGGTCAGATTCCTCCATCAACCCATCAGCTCTCACCAGGTTCAAGAGGGCTGAAGGCAAAGACATAACTGAAAAAGCTCTTGCAGTCGTGACTAGTAGCCTGTCTGTTGTCAAAGATGTCGTTGATCTGCTTAAGAAAGACGAGACTATCACGGTGTTGAAAGCCCTTAGTGACTTTGCTGCCCTGGCACCAGGCATTGGCAGTGCCATTGCCTCTATCATCAGTCTGATCTTACTCTTCATACCAGCCGAAGACAAAGTGATGGACAAGTTTGCTGAGGTGAACAGGAAGCTGGACTCCATCTCAATCCAGATCTCCAACCTTCAGACTGACGTGAAGGTTTACAACTACCTCAGTTCCTACTCTGACCATGAAGCAACCATCGTCACTGCCTGGAAAAAGCTCTTAGAGCTTTATGACAAGAAAAAGTCTGACAAACAAATGAAATCAGAGACTGTCAAATTTACCACTGACTACAAGAACAACCTAGTTCAGAAAAGTGTGGAAAACTTGTTCCATTACCTGACAGTCGAAGGCATAGCCATGAGTGAGAACATCAACAAATTGTACAAAGAGAAGTATAAATGTCACATTGGGCAGATGGGTTTATATAGCTTGTATTTAAGTGATCTGATGTTTAAGGGAATGGTTCTGAATCAGGCTTATTTACAACTGACTGGTAAAAGTTCACCTAATGACAAAACCAAAATGATTAAGGATTTGAAGAAACTATATGAAATTCAAATAGACACAATCCATAGCTGCTTAAAGAAGGAAACGTATAATGATCAGATAAAGAAAGATGTGATGGAGCAGGCTAAAGGAATTgatgctaaaaagaaaaaagacattgCTACAAATGTGAAGCGTCATCTTGACAATAAGTACAGCTGGTACAactgggtggtggtggtgtacgACACCAAAGATGAGAAAAAGCACAAGATATTTGAGATGACAAAGATTCCCGCTGGTGCTGTGACTGTGGCTGTGACCTACACCCTGAAATCAGATCAGACCAATGTGAAGTTTGTTCAAAAAGCAGCCCAGGAATGCTTTGAGAAAATTAAGTGCAAGATTGATGACAGATTGAAAGATTGTCAGAATATCTATTTCAAAAGCGAAGGTGGCAGTGATCGTCCAGTTAACATTGTTTTGTCTGAATATGCTAAAGTAACAGATATGACAAAAAGTAAAAGTTTTGTAGAGCTCCCAGAACCAACATTTCAAATTaaatgtaaaaagaatttccTTTCAAAGCGGAATAGGATTTCTGTGCACTACTCCGAGAAGTTAATCATCTGTAATCCGGGCCCATGTCAGAACAAGGGAGAGTGCGAGAGGCTGCTGGACTCCAACCAGTTCTGGTGCAAGTGCAAGGATGGTTTCCATGGAGAAAAATGTGAGAAGAAAATCGACACCGCCAAAATTGACGAGATGATCAAGAACCTTCCCTCTACCAAGACTGCAAAGAAGTCAGGGTAG